GTGAAATTGGATGATAAACAAAGGTAGGAAGTCTtaatattgatataaattCATGTTTTGAAGGTTTCAAACTCCAAACTTTACCTAAACATCAAAAAGAGATtcaccaaaaagaacaaatctttgaagaaaaagataagaaGATAAGCTAACTCTTGAAAACTAGTCTTTACTGATAAGATTAGATGCTACATAAAGATCTTAAAAGAACATGAAACAGTCACAAAAGTCCTaacttttttttggttttggtttgaaTGTTTGATCCAAAGCCAAAATGGTGACAAAAGATAGAATGGAGCCAATCCCATTCCATTACACATCCATCCCCACCGCCCACTTTCAACCTAATCCACCTCCCCAATTAATCAatacatatcataaataaatgcCTTGTCAATGAAGCATAATACACTGTCTTCAATCTAAGGATAATGAtaagacatatatatatatatacacaaacaCTCACACTCACACACCTGTATGGAGAGGAAATTTGAAGCATTTTGGGGGTAGGGACCATCTGAGTGGCTGATGTATTCATTGAATTCTGAATTTGctgtcttttttcttttttttttttaagatcaaGATGTGCTCAGATTTGATTAACTCTAGCCTGTCATTTCACAGGTTTGTTTGTCATGtatgttcatatttttaaatgaaggAAATAACAGCATCTGCATCTGCATCTTCGTTGATTTGGAGAGATTTAGCTGTCCTTGCTAATgctatatatattctttaacATAAGAAATGAGTTTAGAcaccaaaatttgtaattatgttAACAATATGATGcactaaaatttcatttgaatAATTAGCTTTTGAATCCTTTGAATCTAATCGATCCAAAAGAAATCAAGCTTAATCTACCATCATAACATTTGACtttattcatgaaatttgaaacaaatgtCAGCATAAACGACAATGGCTTTCTTGAAACTCTAGTTGCTAAATCATTTGTGGGCTATGAAAGGAATGAATCGAAGTATTTTTCCTcgaaaataactaaatcaaagCCGATTCAAACACGCAAGTTTAGTTCACCAAAACTATGTAGACTGAGTAAATATCTAAcccaagaagaaaaaaaaaaaatagagcaGTGTGCTAAGGCCATGTGGAGGATATAGGTATTTGACAAAgcaaacattaaaaaagagTGCATTAAAGAAACTTTTGTTGTGAagtctaaaattaataaaccaTCAACCAGTGGCAGTGGAAATGACATCAAGCAGATACCCTAATAGTACAATCGCACAATCAAACAGACCTGATTCCTGCCTGGAAATTACAAAAGTCACAGTTTCTGAAGCAATTATgttaaacttataaatattaaaagctACTTTTCCCAATAAAAATCtagaattttatataatacagCACAAAGAAACTCTCTTTTTCATGTGGGGTTGTGTATGTTTCACTTGTAAGCTCTAATCCAACATAATTATGGCAAAGCATTTGAAGGAAACAGAGATCAGACTGAAGCAGAAGGAAAGCATGTGAGAAAGAAACAATGGTGTGAATAATTCATGTAACCTGTATTGTGACTGTCCCATTTCCTTGACTTATTCATTAtgaacaataatatttttcttcagaGATATAGAATCATATTATGCCATGATAATGGGGTTGATAAAAATGCCTAATGGCTTCTGAAAAGGTTTGAGCTGAGTAGAGCCATTGAAACTGAAAGCATTTTGACAGCTTTTTTGTTCCAAGGAAAAATAACTTACAAAACTTTGATAGCCACTATGATGAAAGCTATCCTTGTCCTTGTCCTTGGGTTGAGACCTGTAACAATGTATAAAATTCAGTTTGAAGAATAAAGCAAAGGAAAAGCACTGCCCATTAAGAAACTCCCAAATCCACAAAAgctcaagaaaaaaaaaggttttaacATGGAATTCTTTGTCATAAGATCAATGTTTCCTATGGAATccatttggtttttcttttctttctttttggccTTGGCTGTTGGGTGGTGGGAATGTGCAAGCAACCAATCTGAAGCAAATGACTTTGATTCAAAGATAAATAATGAATGAGATAAGGTCGCGTTTGGCTGTCCCCATTATGTACACATACTGGTTCCAATTGTTTATCCTTAGCAATTGGAATGAGGCAACATTACACAGCCATTAGTGGAGGAAAAAACTAAAGCAGAGAggaatttccttttctttaagGCATCTGAACTACCTCATCTTGTGACTTGCAAAAAGGCAAATGTATCCTGTAGAAACCACATGTTCCAACTTGATTTATCCTGCAATTATAGCTTTTGAAAAGAAAGTTCAACGACTAAACCGACTACTACTGTAATAGGCCCAGTATTTGCAATCTTCTGGCCCTAAAAAAGCAGCCCATGTTGAAAACTTTTCCTATTAAAACATCCTTTTCACAAACTTCTAGCAGATCTTTCTCTGAAGGTTTTCAATCTCACATTTCCAGCTAGAAAAATGACGCCCCAAATGCCCAATCCTAATTCAAGCACAAACTCAAAGTTCATGATCCATCCTGATCATGTTATTGCACATCACAAATaagaagaatcaaataaatgaggTGGAAATTGTGGAAAGATAATGCACATTCAATGCTATTACCATATAATCATCAACGGCCGTTGAGAGAATAAATTACATACGGGCATAACAGCATCATGTTTGCGGCCTTTAACCTACCGTcgataaataaaacaaaatctgCATTAAATCATAGATTGTCTATCTGCTCGAGAGAAGAAAAGTGAGCCTCAATTCGGTTCAGAGTTTCTTGATCAatattagttttattaatcaaCTTTGGCAATGAATAACCCAATTCTCTCCTCGAGTCTAAATCTTTCTTTGTAACTTGCTCCTTGGACGTGCCAGTCTCTTCAGATTCTGTTTGACTGGATGTTATGTCCTTGTGGAAAAGCTGATGTTTCACAGCCAAGCAAGATTTTAAATCCTCCTCATTCCTGGCTTTGTTTAGCTTGTCAATGAGATTACCTAAAGCTTGAGCTTTTTTGGCATGCCAACCTTTTTCCGTTTTGCACCCATCATTAGCATTCGTTTGGTCAGCAACCTTAACAGGTTCAGCTCGGTCGGTGACCTCATTGATGCTATCAGTAGCCTCGACTTTTTGAAGTTTCCTTAGTCCATCTTCAACAATTTTTCGTATTCTCTTTCTAGAGTTTTCTGATGTAACTGGATTTGATCCTAACTTCAACATCAATCCAGGTATCATTTCCTCAGGGTTGGATTCTGCAGCGGAGTTTATAGAGGGCCCATCCTTGGCAGACTCATCAATCATAGATTTCATGGAAAATATCTCCTCCAATAGATTAACATTCTGCATGTATCGATCAAAAGCTTCATTTTCTGCTTCAATATGCCCCTCCCGAAATTCCCTTAACTTAGAAAACCTCCATTCATTGATTGCAGCGGCATCCTAAGAACCTTCTCAAATTAGAACAGGCAATGTATGCGTTCAATAACTACATAGCAGAAGATAAATTGACTAACTATGAGCACCTTTCTAGTCAATGGCTTCCGTGAACGGAGTGGGATTTGCACATTGTTGAATTGAGAAAAGTTGCTTGAAAGATATCGAAGTGAATTTACTCTAAGCGAACTCCTGAAgcacaacaaacaaaaaggaaactCTCAACATGCacaaccaaaagaaaaggagaagtaTGGCTTTGAAGTGTAAAGCTCAGAACATTGAGACTCTAATAATGATAGCCTAATTAAGCATGGTTGACATGGTTTTAGTACGTGTTGGATTCTTGGCTGTACCAAGTTGCATCACAGTGAAATAATCTGATGTCATCTTCAGGGGaagaaaattatcaaattaacTTTTGAGTTCACAAAACgttagaaaatggaaaattctATACAAtcttaaaacaataatatccTGAAGAGCCTAATTTTCAATGTCTGAGAAGACTTGTGACAAAAATCAGTAACTTCCAACCTTCCACCAAAAGtgttaacaaatttattagtGAAGAATACGACTGACAGCCCtttgcatatttaaataataaaagacatGCATGACTGGTGCAGATAAGCCAATATGCTGAACGAAATTATATATAGCTAGTCAGGGGCAGATTAAAGAAAGgtgtaaaataaaatcaaatggtgTCTAGAACTCACATACTTACCCAGATGATGGATCTGCTGATTGCTTGTCAAATAGAGGAGAGCTAGATGAAGGTGTTTTGTCCGGAAAAGTTGCATTTGCTTTTAACACTACATCATAAAaccaatggtatcagaatcatgTACCAAAACTTCAATCTAACAATACCACAAGTCTTCCACAACCTCAAAACAAAGGCATAAGTGAAGACAAGtcaacaacaaaatataaacatatGCTTATGCTTCAATTCGAAATGCCTGGctagtttttatttacaagataaattttaaatattttgatctATTTGTAGTAAGGGTTAGTCTATGGCAATTACTCAGCATCTGAGAAGTATCAAACAAGTGTCCCACAGAACAAAATTTTCTCCTACAATATAATATGTTTCAATAAGATAAAAGGTGGAAGAGAACTAACTAAAAGTGACCCGTCCTACCAATAAATCTAGGCTTCAATTAAGACGCttcttgattattattatttttttattttattaaaaaaattgggaaaCCCACCAAATTGCCAACTTCCTGGGAGTATCAAGTAATACATTCAGGTCATATAAACCACTCATCATGACATTTGACTACCATTAGAATAGAAGCAACTTATATAAAACTTCTTTgtcacaatttctttttatagaGATCCTGGAATTATCTTCTGGAAAGAACAAGGACTCAGATCAACATTAAATGAAAGAGAGAATAAAGGGCAATTACAGCTAATTCTTTGGCTCTTTGAAAGACATGACTTTAAAGTACAGATTATGAAAAGATTCAACGTTTaggagaaaacgaaaaaacagGCATAAATTTTGGAACAATTATCTTGCTGCCCTCTGCATTTATTAACACCCCAAGATGCTTTACACCAATTCAATTGGAAAAGACAAAATTTTAACCTTCAGTACAAGAAGCTTGATATTATAATTGTGTCCACCTTGTAAATGATGCTTTAACTCCAACTTAATTGAGGATTGATGGGTGGGGTatctctttttccctttttccccTCACGTTTATCATCTCCTTTATTCTAATTCACCTTCCTGGCTTCTTCCCTTCCTTTTCTACAGTATTCGCCTCATACAACTGCAATTGGGCATCCCTTGTTCAATCTAGAATCTTCTAATGTTTCTTCTTATTTCCTTGATCGGTTGGCTTTTCTATCCGCCTAAAGGCTAGAGATGTTCATCTATGGACCCCTAATCCTTTGATCGAGTTTCCATGGAAGGTTAGGATTCTCACTCCACACCCACTATATTTTTCTCACTTTGAAAGGTTAGGATTCCCAAGGTCAATTTCTTTCCAGGGAAATCCATACGCTAAGCAAACTAACATTAGTGACCTTACCCAAAGACTGTCCCCTTTGTTTCTAGGACCTTAATAGAGAAGCTAGTGTAAGGGTGCCTTCTGACATGAACCACACTCTACAGATgccaatttttaaattcaatttgagAGTCCATGGTGTTGAAGTATACATTACtgtacataaatatattttaacacaTGCAATAGTTGCAAGTCTCTGCTAGGTTCAACGCCTCTTTAGGGTGTATCTAAGGATCTTATTGATTATCCATCGTCGCTTCCTCAACTACTGGAGCCCTTCTTTGTAACTTTTTTTAGTTAGTTTCCAGTGTagaattttccctttttttgtATTGCATACCTGtagatatttctttttattggacacatttttattttcattcatctgAATGAAAGTTTGTTTGTCATGGGAGAAAGAGAGAGCACCAGATGTTACCAACCAATCAATTATGTCATTGGTTCTTAAAATGTATTGAACACAAGTTTCAACAATTTCCTATAAGAACGAGCAAACCAGGAAACACAATGTGCATTTGATGgctgcttttttttctttaaatcgGAAGCAGGTTTTCACTGAGAAATGCAAGTACAGAAGTGGCCAAGCCAAAAGTAGGAAGTGCAAaacttaaaaggaaaaaatggcAGCCACCATTACCATAAAATGGACTTAGTCGCTTTTTGTAGTACTTTTTTACtaaaatgtcttttttttttaatctcatttCATCATCACTTGAAGATACAAGTGGGCATCAAAgtaaattcatcaaatacaaatatatttatgttcaaTATAATTATACTTCTCCAATTTAATATCAAGCAATGTATTTCCTGAAGGCAAGCAAAATGTTTGTCATCTTACAGTGTacttaatgttttaaatagcAAAAAGCAACTTTGAGggccttttcttcttttgagatTTAAGACATAGGCCTCAATTTAAGTAGAAGGTTTTACAAAAATCTAATGTAGAACGCATATAACTGACCATAATGATGatataaataggaaaaaataaCCTCTCAtgttttcttaaatatcaacATCATCACGACAACAATAGTAACAGCTATGTCATT
This portion of the Cucurbita pepo subsp. pepo cultivar mu-cu-16 chromosome LG08, ASM280686v2, whole genome shotgun sequence genome encodes:
- the LOC111799780 gene encoding uncharacterized protein LOC111799780, whose amino-acid sequence is MAAPSPSVSNNSSDTATTTTTTASAVTANVAVSSNHLANRTGTPPKTLRGLNKPKCRVCGNVARSRCPYESCKSCCARNQNPCHIHVLKANATFPDKTPSSSSPLFDKQSADPSSGSSLRVNSLRYLSSNFSQFNNVQIPLRSRKPLTRKDAAAINEWRFSKLREFREGHIEAENEAFDRYMQNVNLLEEIFSMKSMIDESAKDGPSINSAAESNPEEMIPGLMLKLGSNPVTSENSRKRIRKIVEDGLRKLQKVEATDSINEVTDRAEPVKVADQTNANDGCKTEKGWHAKKAQALGNLIDKLNKARNEEDLKSCLAVKHQLFHKDITSSQTESEETGTSKEQVTKKDLDSRRELGYSLPKLINKTNIDQETLNRIEAHFSSLEQIDNL